The window TTCTCAGAGAATTTGCTTCAAAATATTTCTCACATTCAGATTCCAATCAAAAAAATAGATTTACGGTTCACAGTCCTTTGTGACGTGGACAACACTTTTTTTGGATCCAAGGGCGCTATACCTCTTTTTGGTTCCCAAAAAGGGCTCGATCAAGCATCACAATCAGATTTTATCAAGGATTGTGCAAGATTTTTTGAATTATTGTTTAAAAAAACCAAAAAAGAAATAGCAGATCAAGCAGGGTTTGGAGCTGCGGGAGGAATAGCCTATGGCTTATCTCATTTCTTTCCTGTTGATATCAAAATGGGCTCTAAATATTTTTTCGAGCAAGTGAATCTGGAAAATCGTATTCGCAAGGCTGATTTAATTATCACCGGCGAGGGTCGCTATGATCATCAATCAGCTAGAGGTAAGGGAACTTATGAATTACTTCAATTGGCTAAAAAACATCAAAAGAAAACCATCTTGATAACTTCTGGTAACGAAGGTCTTCAAGATGGTTTTGATCAAGTTGGAAGTTTGCCTGATTTAGATTTTGAAAATAAAAACTTCAAAGCAATCGCTGAAGAAAATCTCAGACAAGTGTTAATTGACATTTATAAAAGTATCAAGGCTTCATAAAGAATCTCATTTTTTGTTTACCAACACTTCCTAGACCGACATAAAATTTGATAGCCAAAGCGTTGAATTCAGGAGTTTGCCATTGGATATTCACACAGTTATCTTCCTTAGCAACAGCTTGTATTCGTTTCATTATTGCTGTCCCAACGCCCTTTCCTCGAATCTTTTCATTGAGAAAAAGACAGTCCATATATAGAAATGATGCTGCATCCCATGTAGAATAATCAAAAGTATATGTGCTGAAACCCTCAATTTTTCCATCTACTTCTACCACCCAACAATTCAATCTTTTGGGAAGATCAAAAATCCCTGAGCGAAGGGCTTCTACTTTTCCTGATGGATCAAATTCACCTTTTTCATATTCGGCATGGGCTGCACATAGCAACACAAGATCTTTAAGGTCATTTTCTTCGCAATTTCTTATAGTGTAGTTCATGCGTGTAACGTTTTGGTAAACGATAATACGATTTTAAGCTATTAATTAAAAACAAAACCCGATATCGTTTCCAATATCGGGTTTGAGTATTAAGAGAGAAAAAGCTTGAAGTTTTAGCTTAATTTTCTAGATATTTTTTGAAATTTGAATTGTCTTCTAGCAAAATCCCATTTCTGATTTTTGCATCTAATGAAGAACCAACCATAATTCTCTGTTCTCTTTGTAATCTACCGGCAGATGTAGAAGAGCCTGTAATTCTTCTTATCGCAGCACTAAGTAGCGGATCTCTTGTATCTCCGAACTCTCTCCAAGGGAAAAATTCGAATTCTATCACTTCCTCGTTAGGAATAAATCCTGTTCCATAATCTGACTGATCTAAGCTGTTGAAACTTTTGGAGACAATTGGGAGAAGTCCATAGGAATTGTTTGGATTGTCTTCATCTTCCAGCGCAACAGAACCGACATTTTTACCTGTAGTTTTTGCACCAATTACGACTACGTCTAAATATGGTTTTAGACCATTGATTATTAATTCACTAGCTGATGCTGTTCTTGAGCTCGTCAAAACATATATTTTCCCATCACCAAGTTGATTTCCAATGTTTTGGGATTTATCTCTAAACTTTGTTTGAATATTTTGGAAATTTGAAAAGCCAGATAAGAAACTATTGTATTTAGTTTTGGAAAAAACTTTCTCAGGAGTATAATTCGGCACGATCAAACTCGCTAAGTTTACAGCACTTGAAACATAGCCCCCTCCATTGTATCTAAAATCAATTATAAGTTGATTAATATTTTCAGCCTTAAACTTTGCGAAAATTTCGTCCATTTGAGCGTCATATCTGTTGTCTATCTGGTTGGTGGCAGAATTGACCACTCCTGGAGCAAAAAAGTGGTAAACGACATACCCTATTTTCTGGTTTTCAATGGTATAAACTGTATCTAAGAAATTAGGATTTTCTTCAATTTCAATGGAATTCAATGAAACTGTTTGAGGAGCTCCAAAAGCACCATCGTCATTGGCTCTTCTAAATGTAACTGAATGTTGGCTAGATCTTTGGCGTAAAACACTTTGATAATTTGCCAAGGTCATGGTAGTACCATTAATTTGACTAATTAGATCCCCTCTTTTCAGGTTTTCATTGGCAGCTGGACTAGCTTTTTTGACATATGTAATTAGAGCGACTACATTTTCATTTTCGTTACTTTCTCTCAGTAAAGTTATTTCATAACCAGATTCAGTAGAAACTCCAGAGAGTCCGCTTATCAATTCTTGGTAATTGGGGTAGATAGCAGAGAATCTATCTGTGGGTTTAAACAAAAATGACTCAAAGTAACTTGTTGGATCAGAAGTATTCACTATTGGGGTTTTCATGTCTTCCAACCAGAAATATACTTCATCCATCACATCTTTTATCCAATTATTTATTCGGATGTTTGCAGTCTCTTCTGCAGTTGGCTTATCGTCAACAGCAGGTGTCATTTCTTCTTCTTCTTTGCAAGAAGAAAATACAGTAAGGAATATTAAGAGACTTAATAATAATCCTGATTTAATTCTTAATAGCTTCATAAAATCTTGTTCTTATAGAATATCAACCAAATTTACTATTCTATTGTTTCAACGCAAGTTTTTATATTAAAATTCTAACTTTTGAATAAAAAAAAACACCTCAATAAGAGGTGTTGATTGAAATGTCAGACGTTTTGCTATCTAGGAGCAAACCTTTTTCACATTTGAGGACTCTGTATGGATATTTTCTTAATAAATCATGGTTGTGAGTTGCCATTAATATTGCTGTTCCCTGTTGGTTGATTTCTTGAAAGAGTTTAAAAACGCCATCAGCTACATCCGGATCAAGATTACCCGTAGGTTCGTCAGCAAGTAATATTGCTGGGTCATTGATCAATGCTCTTGCTATCACTACTCTTTGTTGCTCACCACCGGAAAGTTGATGTGGCATTTTTGTGGCTGCATCACCCAAATTAACTAGCATTAGGACTTCAGCCATTCTGTTTTTCATTTTTGTTTTGTCTTTCCAACCTGTAGCTTTCATGACAAAAAAAATATTTTCGGCTACAGTCCTGTCAGGGAACAACTGAAAATCCTGAAAAACAATCCCCAACTTCCTTCTGAGAAAAGGGACTTCTTTATTTTTTATTTTATTGAGGTTGAATCCTACAATTTCTGCTTCACCCATACGCAAAGGAAGATCAGCATAAAGTGTTTTCAACAGCGAACTTTTTCCGCTACCCGTTCTTCCAATCAAAAAAACAAATTCTTTTTTCTCGATACTAAAGTTGACATCATGCAAAATAGCATCTAATCCCTGAAAAATTCCAGCATCTTGTACTTTGATAATAGGGTCACTATTGAAATCCATATTACAATTCCAGTTTTTGAAGTTTCCCAAATGGTAGTTCTTTGATCAAGGCTTCTAGCGCTTCTTCTTTACCATCTAAGCCGAATTTCTCTACATTTTTCATTGGTCTATCGGCTCTAAAATAAGCTACTAAAACAAAGTTTTCATCTCTGATCTGAATGTAATCTGGAATTTTAGCTTTGCCTTTTACTTTGATGATGTACATGAAATCCATTTTTTTGATAATGATAAAATTACCCACGGATTACTTCAATTTAAACGTGATTGTTTACAGAAAACAATCGATTTTTTAAAATAGAACGAATCCGTGGGAGGATATATTATTTTCCTGCAGCTTTGGCATGGTCTGCAAGGAAAGTAGCAAGACCAGAGTCAGTTAATGGATGCTTCAACAATCCAGTAATTACTTTCAATGGACAAGTAACCACGTCAGCACCTAGTTCGGCACATTTAATCAAATGCATGGTGTGTCTCACAGAAGCGGCCAAAACTTCCGTAGCAAATCCATAAGTTTGATAGATATGAACGATTTGTTCGATCAATTCTAAGCCATCATAGGAAATATCGTCTAATCTTCCAATAAATGGCGATAAATAGGATGCACCAGCTTTTGCAGCAAGAATTGCCTGACCTGCCGAGAATACCAAAGTACAGTTCGTTCTAATACCTTCAGAATGAAAATATTTGATTGCTTTTACTCCGTCTTTGATCATCGGGATTTTTACGACAATTTTATCATCGATTTTCGCCAATTCTTTGCCTTCTTTGATCATTCCTTCAAAATCTGTTGAAATCACTTCAGCACTTACTTTATCATCTACGATATCGCAGATTGCTTTATAATGTGCTCTCACATTCGCGTCTCCGCTTATTCCTTCTTTGGCCATTAAAGAGGGGTTGGTCGTAACTCCATCTAAGACTCCAAGATCATAAGCTTCTCTGATTTCATCAAGGTTTGCAGTGTCAATAAAGAATTTCATTGTGTATAGGTTTTATAGATTGTTATTAATTGTTCAAAGTTAAAGGAATATCTAGGAAATGGAACTTCAATTATTTCCTTTATTTTAAAAAAGAACTAATTTTTAGACTTTTATTGTTTGGGCTAGACGTTAGACGCTAGTTTTCTGATTTGAGACTTAAGACAAATGAAGAAAAGTTAATAGCTGAGAGAAATTTATTATAACGCTATAAATATGTTTGCTTACCTTAAAAATGAATCTTGGCCATCAATTGAAAAAACATCTCATTTTGGTTGATGTGATGATATATTCTATAGTGCTTACTTTACTAATCTCAAGGAATAATATCGTCTATCAACCTTTAATTTAATAAATAATCAACTTATCTCCTTTAAAAAAAACATGTCGAAATCAAAGCGCGGGGAAAACAAGGTCACTATGGCCCATGTTTTTAAAACCATCATTTGGCCAAGAAGAAAACAACTTTTTCTTGGACTTTTCTTGATCATCATTAGTAGACTTTCGGGTTTGGTCTTGCCTGGAGCAAGTAAAATCCTGATTGATGATGTCATTCCTTCCAATAATCTTGACACATTAAAATGGCTTGTATTGGGAGTAACCATCGCAATTACAATTCAAGCTGTCACATCTTACGCATTGACTCAAATATTAAGTGTAGAAGCACAGCATTTGATTTCTAAATTACGAGCTCAAGTTCAGCGACATATTATCCAACTTCCAATTAGATTTTTTGATAATACAAAAACCGGAGAGCTAGTGTCTAGAATTATGACTGACGTAGAAGGTGTTCGAAATCTAGTGGGGACAGGATTTGCTCAGATGATTGGAGGAGTTTTGACTGCAATAATTTCATTAGTTCTTTTGATTTATATCAGCCCTTTGATGACGCTTTATGTATTGGTTCCTGTCTTAATATTTGGATTGATTTCCTTGAAGGCTTTCGGGAAAATCAGACCGATTTTTAGAGAGCGTGGAAAAATCAACGCTGAAGTTACAGGAAGACTCACCGAAACACTTGGAGGAATTCGAGTAATCAAAGGCTTCAATGCTGAAGAACAAGAAATCAAAAGTTTTGAAGCAGGTGTAGAAAGATTATTTTTGAATGTCAAAGCAAGTTTGACTGCTACAAGTGTGGTTACTTCATCTGCGACTTTTTTACTTGGTCTTGCTTCTGCTGGGATCATGGGAATTGGAGGATATATGATTATGGATGGACAGATGACTTTTGGTGATTTCTTAGCTTTTACACTTTACCTAGGTTTTATGATTGCTCCGATTGTTCAAATGAGTAATATTGGAAGTCAGTTTACAGAGGCCTTTGCTGGTTTGGATAGAACTGAAGAAATCATGAATTCACCTCTAGAAAATACCACAGGAGATCGGACTATTGCCATTCCAAAAATGAAAGGGAATATCAGTTTTAAAGATGTCTCTTTTGCTTATGAAGAAGGTAAAGATGTCTTGCATCACATCTCTTTCGAGGCACCAGCAGGCTCTGTGACAGCTTTAGTTGGGACTTCAGGCTCTGGAAAAACAACCATAGCAGGTTTAGCAGCATCATTTTTGAATCCAGAGTCTGGAATTATCACCATTGATGATGTTGATCTACAAAAAATAACCCTGGATAGTTATAGATCGCAACTTGGAGTTGTTCTTCAAGATGATTTTTTATTTGAGGGTACTATTAAAGAAAATATACTTTTCCCAAGACCAAATGCAAGTGAAGACCAGCTCAAACAGGCTATAAAGGCGGCACATGTGAATGAATTCACGGATAGATTTGAAGACGGAATTGATACTTTGATTGGTGAACGAGGAGTAAAACTTTCAGGAGGACAAAGACAAAGAATTGCCATCGCAAGAGCAATTTTAGCAGATCCTAAGATTCTTGTTTTGGATGAGGCTACCTCAAATTTAGATACGGAAAGTGAGTCATTGATTCAAGCAAGTTTAAAAGAATTGATGGAAGGAAGGACAACCTTTGTGATTGCACATAGACTCAGTACTATTAGACAAGCAGACCAGATTCTTGTTATCGAGCAAGGAAGAATTGCTGAACAAGGCAAGCACGATGAGTTAATTCAAAAGGAGGGGAGGTACTTCCAGCTTTACACTTATCAGGCTAGAATATAAATAAAATAGGGATGCTTTTGGCATCCCTATTTTATTCAATTTCAATTAAAATTAAGACAAAGATTGATTTTCTTTAGAGGCGAACTCCAATATTTTATCATATTCACTTGGATCGAGATCTTTGAAGAAATAATGAACAGGATTGACATATCTATCGTCCTTTAATATTTCATAATGAACATGTGGAGCTGTAGAAGAACCCGTATTTCCAACTGTTCCGATCAAATCACCTCTTTTTACTTTTTGGCCTCTTCTCACTTTAAATTCATTCATGTGCGCATATCTAGTCACAAAGCCAAATCCATGATCAATTTCTATGTGCTTTCCGTATCCACCAAAAACAGTTTTTACACTTTTTACTACCCCATCTCCTGTAGCATAGATTGGAGTACCTTTGGGAGCAGAAAAATCAACGCCTGTATGCATTTTTCTAACTTTTAAGATTGGATGAAGTCTATTTCCATAGCCTGAGGCAAGTCTATTCAACTCTTCATTACTTATTGGTTGGATGGCAGGAATTGAAGCCCAGTATTCTTCTTTGTTCAATGCCATTTCTGAAATATCATCATAGCTAACATTTTGAACATAAAGTTGTCTTTTCAAATCTTCAACTTTGCTTTTTAGAGAAATTATCAATTGCTCTTGTTTTAGTCCTTTTTCTTTAATTTCCTTAAATCTGTCTGACCCTCCAATACCTGCTTTTCTAATCTCAGAAGGAATGGGCTCTGTTTCAAAAATTACGCGGTATAAGTTGTCATCTCTTTGCTGAAGATCTGCAAGCATTTGGCTCATCACATTGACTTCTTCCTCCATTAATTCATAATAGAGTTTCAATTCTTTATTCTCATTTTTGAGGATAAGTTCTTTTGGACTATCAAAATAGAGGTTAAAAACAATCAAAATTCCAACCGCAAGAATCGACGCTGCAGAAAGGAAACCGAGGGCGTTAAGCATGGTGTCCCATTTGCTTCTTTGATATCTTTCGTATTTACAGGTTTTTGGATCGTAGTAATATTTTATTCTACTCATTATTATTTGCAGGGTAAATCTTCTAATTTTGCAAGCCTTGTGCAGTCTTGGGTGATTTAACGACAAAAGGCATGCAAATATATAAATATTGAAATTATAATCCGAACATAGTCAAAAGCTTACATGGAAGCAAAGAAAATCAGAAGTACCTTTATTGAATTTTTCCAAAGTAAACAACATCAGTTTGTTCCATCTTCCCCCATCGTAGTCAAAAATGATCCAACATTGATGTTTACAAATGCAGGGATGAATCAATTCAAGGATTATTTCTTGGGAAATGAAATTGCCAAAGCAACTCGAGTAGCTAATAGTCAGAAGTGTTTGAGAGTGTCAGGCAAGCACAATGATCTAGAAGAGGTCGGTGTAGATACTTATCACCACACGATGTTTGAGATGCTTGGAAACTGGTCTTTTGGTGATTATTTCAAAAAAGAAGCAATTGAGTGGGCTTGGGAATTACTCACTGAAGTTTATAAACTACCAAAAGATAGATTATACGTTTCTGTTTTCGGTGGAGACATAGCTGACGGATTGGATCAGGATTCTGAAGCCTTTGAATTATGGAAAAATATCATTTCTGAAGACAGAATTATTTTCGGTTCTAAGAAAGATAATTTTTGGGAGATGGGTGATACTGGGCCTTGTGGACCATGCTCTGAGATCCATGTTGATCTACGTTCAAATGAAGAAAGGTCGCAAGAAAGTGGTTTTAATCTAGTTAATAATGATCATCCTCAAGTAATTGAAATCTGGAATCTGGTTTTTATGCAATTCAATAGAATCAAAGATGGTTCTTTGAAGGAATTGCCAGCAAAACATGTAGATACGGGAATGGGATTCGAAAGATTGGTAAGAGCTATTCAGCAGAAATCTTCCAATTACGATACGGATATTTTTATGCCATTTATTGAGGTTTTAGAAGCAAAATCAGGCAAAAAATATGGTGAAAATGAACAGCTAGATATTGCCATGCGTGTGATTGTCGATCACATTAGAGCGATCGCTTTTTCAATAGCAGATGGTCAGCTGCCATCCAATAATAAGGCAGGTTATGTGATCAGAAGGATTTTAAGAAGGGCAGTTAGGTATGGATATACATTTTTAGGTTTCCAAAAGCCATTCATGTTTGAATTGATGCCTTTGTTAGCGACAAACTTCGGTGAAATATTCCCAGAAGTAGCATCCCAGCAAGATTTTATTGCTAAGGTAATTCAGGAAGAAGAAGCTTCATTTTTGAGAACTTTAGAAAATGGTTTGAAAATTCTAGATCAAATAAAGTCGGACATGGAATCGAAATCCACTAAGATTATTGATGGAAAAACTGCCTTTGAATTGTATGATACTTTTGGTTTTCCATTTGATCTAACTTCTTTGATTGCAAGAGAGAATGGTATCTCGGTAGATGAAAAGGGTTTTGCTGAAGAGATGGAAAAGCAAAAAACTAGATCTAGATCCGCAGCAGAGCAAGAGACAGGAGATTGGATTATGGTCGCTGACGAAGAAGGAGTGGAATTTATCGGTTATGATCATTTAGAAGCAGAAAGTCAAATTATCAAATACAGACAAATAAAAGATAAAAAAGGAGATCGATTTCAATTAGTATTAGATAAAACGCCATTTTATGCAGAAAGTGGAGGGCAGGTAGGAGATCAAGGTTGGCTTAGATCTGAATCAGAGCAAATCAAAGTATTGGATACAAAGAAAGAGAATGACTTGATCGTTCATTTCGTGGATAAATTACCAACAGATACATCAGCTATTTTTAGTGCTAAAGTAAATGCTGAGAAAAGAAGGTTGACGATGAATAACCATACGGCTACTCACCTTCTTCAATCTGCTTTGAAAGAAGTCTTGGGAGATCATGTTCAGCAAAAGGGGTCTTTGGTCAATGAAGAATTATTACGTTTTGATTTTGCACATTTTTCGAAATTATCAGATGAGGAAATCAATGCAGTTGAAGCCATTGTTAATGCTAAAATCAGAGAAAATATAGTACTTCAAGAACAAAGAAATGTACCGATCGAAGAAGCTAAAAAACAAGGAGCAACAGCCTTGTTTGGAGAGAAATATGGGGAGTTTGTAAGAGTGATTACATTTGATAGAGATTTTTCAGTTGAACTTTGCGGGGGGACACATGTGGCTTCAACAGGTCAGATTGGACTTTTCAAAATTATATCTGAGGGATCGATTTCTTCGGGAGTTAGGAGAATTGAGGCAATTACGGCTGCTGCTGCTGATGCATTTATGAATGAAAACCTAGCGCTCGTCAAAGAAATTCAAGAACTCTTGAAAAGTCCAAGGGATCTCAAAAAGGCAGTTGAAGCTTTAATTCAAGAAAAGAACGATCTAAAGAAAGAAATTGAAGGATTACATGGACAGCAAGCTCAAGTTTTGAAAAAAGAACTAACTTCACAAGTGATTAAGGTAGAAGAAACTAATCTTTTGTTTGCTCAGGTTAGTTTGCCATCTGCTGATGCATTGAAGAAAATTTCATTTGAGTTGAAAAATGAATTTCCTAACTTCGTAGCTGTGATAGCAGCTGAAATTGATGGAAAGCCACAAATTGCGGTGACTATTAGTGAAGAGTTAGTTTCAAATAAAGGCTTGAATGCTGGAAATGCAGTGAGAGAATTGGCTAAAGAAATACAAGGTGGGGGAGGAGGCCAACCTTTCTTTGCAACAGCAGGAGGAAAAAATCTTGAAGGATTAGCTTCTGTGATTGAAAAAGCAAGGGAAATGTTTTCTTAAGCTAAAATCCCTAGTTCTTATTTGGTTTTGGATGAATTCTGAGCCATTTTTGACACAATAAGTGAAATACAAAAAGAAAATAAAGATGCTTTCAGCTGAATTAAAAAATAAATATGAATTGGTTGTGGGTTTGGAAGTCCATGCACAATTGCTTACCAAAAGCAAAATGTACACAACTGATTCTACCGAGTTCGGAAATCTGCCAAATACCCATATCTCAGTGGTGACGCTAGGTCACCCGGGCACTTTGCCAAAAGTGAACAAAAATGCCGTAGAATTTGCTGTAAAGATGGGAATTGCTTGTAATTCTGATATTACAAGAAGAAATATCTTTGCAAGAAAAAATTACTTTTATCCAGACCTTCCAAAAGGTTATCAAATCACCCAAGACAAAAATCCAATCTGTGTAGGAGGTGAGGTTCCATTGACCATGCCTGATGGCTCTAAAAAATCTGTTACCTTAACTAGGATTCACATGGAAGAAGATGCAGGTAAATCCATGCACCTTGCAGGTGAAGTAGATACTCTGGTAGATTACAATAGGGCTGGGGTGCCTTTGATAGAGATTGTTTCGGAGCCGGATATCAGGTCATCTGAAGAGGCTTATGCATTTCTTGTAGAGATTAAGAAATTGGTTAGATACTTAGATATTTGTGATGGAAATATGGAAGAGGGCTCACTTCGTTGTGATGCCAATATCTCAGTCAGAGTTCGTGGTGCTGCTGAATATGGAAAAAAGGTCGAAGTGAAAAATATGAATTCATTCAGAAACGTGGCCAGAGCAATCGAGCACGAATATGAAAGGCAAATTCATTTGATCGAAGCAAATGAAGAAATCATATCTGAGACTAGGACATTTGATGCGACAACAGGAACTACAGCATCTATGCGTACAAAAGAAGACTTGAATGATTACAGGTATTTCCCAGAGCCAGATTTGAGTCCTGTAGTTGTTTCGGAAGAATGGCTTGAGGGCATAAGAAAAGAAATGCCTGAACTCCCAAGAGAATTGCATCACAAATTTGTGTCTGTCTACGGTCTTCCTGAATATGATGCAGGAGTATTGACTGATTCGAAAGAAATAGCTCTTTATTTCAATGAATTATGTGAGTCCACAGCAAATTATAAAGCGGCATCCAATTGGATGATGGGTCCTGTGAAATCCTATTTAAATGAGTTGACTCTGCACATTTCTGATTTTCCAATTTCTCCCAAGCGACTAGCAGATTTGATTGCTATTGTGGATGATGGAAAAGTAAACTTCTCAGTAGCTTCTCAGAAAATATATCCTGAGATGTTAAAAAGTAAAGACAAGAGTCCACTAGAAATTGCGCAACAAATGAATCTGATTCAAGAGAGTGATGAGGGTTCTTTGAAGCCAATCATTGAAAAGGTGATTGCTGAAAATGCTGCAAAAGTCGAAGAATATAAATCAGGAAAAAAAGGCTTGATGGGCATGTTTATGGGGCAAGTAATGAAACAGTCACATGGCAAAGCTGATCCAAAAGTAGCTACCAAATTACTCACTGAATTATTAGAAAATTAAGCACACTATGAAAATATTACAAAAGTTTTTCTTCATTTTATCTACGGCAGTTCTTTTCTCTTGTGGGGAAAGTGAGCAAGTTTTTGATGGAGAAGTAAAAGTCGCTGGAAAAATCGAAAATTTTGACTCTAATAAAGTTGTTTTGGTTCAGTTTATTGATGACAGAACAGACGTGATTGACACATTGAAATTAGGTTCAAATGGTAAATTCAATTATGACCTAACTATCGAAGCACCTGGATTTTATGAATTGATTATTGGGGATAAGAAATCCGTAAGATTAGCACTTTATGATCAAGACGTTGAGATTAATTATGATGTGAATAATGAAGATAGCTTAGTAATACTAGGTTCCAAAGATTCTCAACAGATGATTAAGGTTCAGGAATTGATGGATGATTATCAAAATAAAATCAATGAGCTAAATGATTCCTATTATGAGGCAATGACTAATAAGGATCAAGAATCTATAAAGGAAATTCAAACTAAAGCCATGAACCTAGAAGGTGATCATGCTGTCAAAGTAAAACAAGTGATAGATGAAATGGATGGAAGTTTTGCCGCCTTGGCAGCAATAGGAATGCTCAATCCTAAAAATGATTTCATTTATATTGACGAATTAGTCAGTAAGTTGAACACAAAATATCCTGACACAAAAATGATCACCACCTTGATGGCACAGCTTGAAGATATGAGGGCACTTTCGATAGGGCAGACTGCTCCAGAAATAGCCCTGCCTAACCCAGATGGTGAATTAGTAAAGCTTTCTGATTTGAGAGGCAAATATGTTTTAATAGATTTTTGGGCAGCATGGTGCAAGCCTTGTCGGGAAGAGAATCCAAATGTGGTGAGATTATACAATCTGTATAATGAAAAAGGATTTGAAGTTTTTGGCGTCTCCCTAGACCGAACAAAAGAGGCTTGGGTACAAGCTATAGCTGATGATGGGTTGACTTGGACTCAGGTTTCTGACTTGAAATATTTTAACTCTGAAGCTGCTGCTACCTATCAGATCAATGCTATACCAGCCACATATTTACTAGATCCAGAGGGCAAAATTATCGCAAAAGATCTTCGTGGCCCGAGTTTAGAAAGCAAGTTAAAAGAGCTATTTGACTAATAATTAGGCATTACCTAGAAAAAGCCATTTTTTAAATAGAAATGGCTTTTTTTATTTTGTTAAAATATATTAATTTCCTGAAAGATACGTATTTCGAAACAAAGATTTTGATATACATTTGCGGCATAATCGGAGATGAATTTATTAAAAAACTGTATTCTTATTAATTTATTTCTTATCGAAGTCTTTAATGGAATGCTTTTTGTCAAAGTAAGGTCAATTCAAGAGAAATCAAATAACAAACAATAATTCTTAAACATGAAAAAAAGAACCTTCCAATCACCCCTAACCAGAATAGCATTTATTGCCGTATTTGGCTTATTAGCTATGGGAGCTTGTAAAAGCAAAAAGAAAGTTGTAGCAGAAACTCCGCCACCAGCGCCAGTTGAGCAAGTTCAACCTGCACCAGCACCACAACCAGCTCAACCTTCTGCAGAAGAGGTTGCAGTAGGTAAGCTAGAAAATTATTTTAGCAGTATTTC is drawn from Belliella baltica DSM 15883 and contains these coding sequences:
- a CDS encoding ABC transporter ATP-binding protein — translated: MSKSKRGENKVTMAHVFKTIIWPRRKQLFLGLFLIIISRLSGLVLPGASKILIDDVIPSNNLDTLKWLVLGVTIAITIQAVTSYALTQILSVEAQHLISKLRAQVQRHIIQLPIRFFDNTKTGELVSRIMTDVEGVRNLVGTGFAQMIGGVLTAIISLVLLIYISPLMTLYVLVPVLIFGLISLKAFGKIRPIFRERGKINAEVTGRLTETLGGIRVIKGFNAEEQEIKSFEAGVERLFLNVKASLTATSVVTSSATFLLGLASAGIMGIGGYMIMDGQMTFGDFLAFTLYLGFMIAPIVQMSNIGSQFTEAFAGLDRTEEIMNSPLENTTGDRTIAIPKMKGNISFKDVSFAYEEGKDVLHHISFEAPAGSVTALVGTSGSGKTTIAGLAASFLNPESGIITIDDVDLQKITLDSYRSQLGVVLQDDFLFEGTIKENILFPRPNASEDQLKQAIKAAHVNEFTDRFEDGIDTLIGERGVKLSGGQRQRIAIARAILADPKILVLDEATSNLDTESESLIQASLKELMEGRTTFVIAHRLSTIRQADQILVIEQGRIAEQGKHDELIQKEGRYFQLYTYQARI
- a CDS encoding cell division ATP-binding protein FtsE gives rise to the protein MDFNSDPIIKVQDAGIFQGLDAILHDVNFSIEKKEFVFLIGRTGSGKSSLLKTLYADLPLRMGEAEIVGFNLNKIKNKEVPFLRRKLGIVFQDFQLFPDRTVAENIFFVMKATGWKDKTKMKNRMAEVLMLVNLGDAATKMPHQLSGGEQQRVVIARALINDPAILLADEPTGNLDPDVADGVFKLFQEINQQGTAILMATHNHDLLRKYPYRVLKCEKGLLLDSKTSDISINTSY
- a CDS encoding glycerate kinase codes for the protein MKILVAPNAFKGSIDADDAASIIGSTLLSCNQELELDICPIADGGDGTCFLLGKALGLKRVEKYALDALGRPCLGYYFLKEEEQTAYLDISTVSGLKNLKFYEINPQIANSYGTGELIQDAISLGFKHVVLGLGGSASIDLGIGILRALGYLFLDDKGRELSMFSENLLQNISHIQIPIKKIDLRFTVLCDVDNTFFGSKGAIPLFGSQKGLDQASQSDFIKDCARFFELLFKKTKKEIADQAGFGAAGGIAYGLSHFFPVDIKMGSKYFFEQVNLENRIRKADLIITGEGRYDHQSARGKGTYELLQLAKKHQKKTILITSGNEGLQDGFDQVGSLPDLDFENKNFKAIAEENLRQVLIDIYKSIKAS
- a CDS encoding S41 family peptidase, whose amino-acid sequence is MKLLRIKSGLLLSLLIFLTVFSSCKEEEEMTPAVDDKPTAEETANIRINNWIKDVMDEVYFWLEDMKTPIVNTSDPTSYFESFLFKPTDRFSAIYPNYQELISGLSGVSTESGYEITLLRESNENENVVALITYVKKASPAANENLKRGDLISQINGTTMTLANYQSVLRQRSSQHSVTFRRANDDGAFGAPQTVSLNSIEIEENPNFLDTVYTIENQKIGYVVYHFFAPGVVNSATNQIDNRYDAQMDEIFAKFKAENINQLIIDFRYNGGGYVSSAVNLASLIVPNYTPEKVFSKTKYNSFLSGFSNFQNIQTKFRDKSQNIGNQLGDGKIYVLTSSRTASASELIINGLKPYLDVVVIGAKTTGKNVGSVALEDEDNPNNSYGLLPIVSKSFNSLDQSDYGTGFIPNEEVIEFEFFPWREFGDTRDPLLSAAIRRITGSSTSAGRLQREQRIMVGSSLDAKIRNGILLEDNSNFKKYLEN
- a CDS encoding GNAT family N-acetyltransferase; the protein is MNYTIRNCEENDLKDLVLLCAAHAEYEKGEFDPSGKVEALRSGIFDLPKRLNCWVVEVDGKIEGFSTYTFDYSTWDAASFLYMDCLFLNEKIRGKGVGTAIMKRIQAVAKEDNCVNIQWQTPEFNALAIKFYVGLGSVGKQKMRFFMKP
- the fsa gene encoding fructose-6-phosphate aldolase codes for the protein MKFFIDTANLDEIREAYDLGVLDGVTTNPSLMAKEGISGDANVRAHYKAICDIVDDKVSAEVISTDFEGMIKEGKELAKIDDKIVVKIPMIKDGVKAIKYFHSEGIRTNCTLVFSAGQAILAAKAGASYLSPFIGRLDDISYDGLELIEQIVHIYQTYGFATEVLAASVRHTMHLIKCAELGADVVTCPLKVITGLLKHPLTDSGLATFLADHAKAAGK